In the genome of Bacillota bacterium, the window GTGACGGGCGGCGCCCGCCCGACGGGGAGTATCACGAGATCCCGTACCGGTGCTTGTTGCCTCGGGGTGTCGAGGGGCTGCTCGTTGCCGGCCGCTGCATCTCCGCGACTTTCGTGGCGCAGTCGGCGGTGCGCATCCAACCCAACTGCCATTCGCTGGGCCAGGCGGCGGGTACGGCCGCGGCGCTGGCCGCTCGAGCCGGCGTTAGCCCCCGATACCTGGATGCAGGCGAACTCCGCCGCGTTCTGCGTGACCAGGGGGCCAACGTCTGATGCCGCGTAACATCTGGATCGACGCGACGGCCAACCTCGACCGAACGGACTCGCATTGCGCGCTGGATGCTCCCTTCGGATGGTGGGACCTGATGAGGGAGGCTCTCGCGTGATGGCCGCCCGCAGCCCTCAAGGCCCCGCACGCCCCGTTCGCCGGGTGGCGCTGCTGCCGCTCGACGAGCGGCCGTGCAACTACCGCTATCCGCAGCTTCTCGGCCCCGTTGCCGGTGTAGAGGTCGAGGTCCCGCCCGCCGGGCTGATGGGGCTGAAGAAGCGTCCGGCCGACACGGCGGGCCTGGCGGAGTGGCTGCGGGATGCCGCCGCCCGTTCGGACGCGGTCGTGGTCGCGGCCGAAACGCTGGTGTTTGGCGGACTCATCCCCTCCAGAGTGACCGAATTGTCGGAGCCGGAGGCGATCGCCAGGCTTTCTCTGTTGCGGGAACTGAGGCAGTCCCGCCCGTCGCTTTTGATTCACGTGCAGGGCGTCATCCTGCGGACGCCCTCGTATGATAGCGACGACGAAGAACCTTCCTATTGGGCCACCTTCGGGCGCCGCATGGCACTGTACTCGATGGTGCTAGACGCTACCCAACAGGGCCCCGGGGGCTGGGAGAGCGCCCGGCGGGCCGGTTCCCGTGTCCCGCTGCCGCCGGAACTGGCCTCGCTGGACTTCGAGGGGCTTCAGAAAAGGCGAGCCCAACTCGAGGCCGAAATCCCCTCCGACGTCCGCCAGGACTGGCAGAGGCGGCGGGCCCGCAACCACCGAGTCAACCGCGAACTGGCGCGCCTTGCGGGTGAGGGTGTCATCGACTTCCTGGCCCTCACCCAGGACGACAGTCCGCCGCTCGGCCTTCACGCGCGGGAGCAGCGGGCCCTTACCCGGCTCGTGGCGGACCTGGGCGCGTTCCGGCGGGTGGCCCTCTACCCGGGTGCCGACGAGACCGGCCTGGTGTTGCTCGCCCGCCACGTGCTGCGAGGGCTTGGGCTTCGGCCCCGGTTTTCTGTGCGGTTCTCGTCCACCGAGGGGCCACACGTCGTGCCGAAGTACGAGGATCGCCCGCTGCTCGAAGGCGTCAAGGGGCAGATCACGGCCCTGGGCGGCCTGCTCCAACTGGCCCCCGACTGCGCTGGCAGCCCCGACATTGCGCTTTTCGTCAACAGCCCGGACGGGC includes:
- a CDS encoding FAD-dependent oxidoreductase, encoding VQQVAPMVGVRESRRVLGDYVLTLEDIVSGRKFPDAVARNRYPVDIHLVQPTGGSAKRPAAGDGRRPPDGEYHEIPYRCLLPRGVEGLLVAGRCISATFVAQSAVRIQPNCHSLGQAAGTAAALAARAGVSPRYLDAGELRRVLRDQGANV
- a CDS encoding DUF4127 family protein, whose product is MAARSPQGPARPVRRVALLPLDERPCNYRYPQLLGPVAGVEVEVPPAGLMGLKKRPADTAGLAEWLRDAAARSDAVVVAAETLVFGGLIPSRVTELSEPEAIARLSLLRELRQSRPSLLIHVQGVILRTPSYDSDDEEPSYWATFGRRMALYSMVLDATQQGPGGWESARRAGSRVPLPPELASLDFEGLQKRRAQLEAEIPSDVRQDWQRRRARNHRVNRELARLAGEGVIDFLALTQDDSPPLGLHAREQRALTRLVADLGAFRRVALYPGADETGLVLLARHVLRGLGLRPRFSVRFSSTEGPHVVPKYEDRPLLEGVKGQITALGGLLQLAPDCAGSPDIALFVNSPDGPQSEAPFQHLPGEGVGSGRSLAEFLEALAAGIQSYPDRPAALADLAYANGADRVLIEMLPAYVWPLDLAAYAGWNTAGNSLGTALAHAALRWAAQRTLSAEAEIAATRAHHQFLCLRFAEDWAYQAEVRQEMVAGPVAALGISPYSLGEHRSRLASEVLSRLHTTFGRWLGAWKPHLAVHEAVLPDVRFLELEFPWDRLFEVSLTVRLGGPENDPAPPVQSAPVGWERRPQGAADRS